The Pyrus communis chromosome 9, drPyrComm1.1, whole genome shotgun sequence genome has a segment encoding these proteins:
- the LOC137745673 gene encoding lipoyl synthase, chloroplastic-like — translation MSTIIQLQSQVWSSSWSWPIPIEVPKGRIYASTRSLNVRSSGRVGIRCEVVAGGTGTEIRMGPYTGRDPNVKKAEWLRQKAPQGNKYEEVKESLSRLNLKTVCEEAQCPNIGECWNGGGDGISTATIMLLGDTCTRGCRFCAVKTSRNPPPPDPMEPINTAMAVASWGVDYIVLTSVDRDDLPDGGSGHFALTVQALKNLKPDIMVECLTSDFRGDLTAVHTLLYSGLDVFAHNIETVKRLQRIVRDPRAGYEQSLSVLRHAKQSKRGMITKTSIMLGLGETDDELKEAMADLRAIDVDILTLGQYLQPTPLHLTVKEYVSPEKFVFWKEYGESIGFRYVASGPLVRSSYRAGELFVKTMVREMANGSSGVFQ, via the exons ATGAGCACGATAATTCAGCTGCAATCCCAAGTTTGGTCATCATCTTGGTCTTGGCCAATCCCAATTGAGGTCCCAAAAGGCCGAATATATGCGTCAACACGATCCTTGAATGTGCGATCATCAGGACGAGTAGGAATACGATGTGAGGTGGTGGCGGGGGGAACTGGAACAGAAATCAGAATGGGACCTTACACAGGGAGAGACCCAAATGTGAAGAAGGCGGAATGGTTAAGGCAGAAAGCTCCCCAGGGAAACAAGTATGAGGAGGTCAAggagtccttgtcccgtttGAATCTGAAGACGGTGTGTGAGGAGGCCCAATGCCCTAACATCGGCGAGTGTTGGAATGGTGGTGGGGATGGCATTTCCACTGCCACCATCATGCTTCTGGGCGACACTTGCACCCGCGGCTGTCGGTTCTGTGCTGTCAAGACCAGTCGGAACCCTCCACCTCCTGATCCCATGGAGCCTATCAACACTGCTATGGCCGTTGCCAGCTGGGGTGTTGATTATATTGTTTTAACGAGTGTCGATCGTGATGACCTGCCAGATGGTGGAAGTGGTCATTTTGCTCTTACTGTCCAAGCCCTCAAG AATCTGAAGCCTGATATCATGGTTGAGTGTTTAACTTCTGACTTTCGTGGTGACTTGACGGCTGTACACACTCTGCTGTACTCCGGACTTGATGTTTTTGCACACAACATTGAGACCGTCAAACGACTACAACGAATTGTCAGAGACCCTCGGGCTGG GTATGAGCAAAGCCTATCTGTTCTAAGACATGCAAAacaaagcaaaagggggatgaTAACAAAAACTTCTATAATGCTGGGCCTGGGAGAAACAGACGATGAGTTGAAGGAAGCCATGGCTGATTTAAGGGCTATAGATGTTGATATTTTGACGCTTGGGCAATATTTACAG CCAACTCCATTACATTTGACTGTCAAAGAATATGTCTCGCCTGAGAAATTCGTTTTCTGGAAGGAATATGGGGAGTCTATTGGATTTCGTTATGTAGCCAGTGGGCCCTTG GTCCGGTCCTCGTACAGGGCAGGGGAGCTGTTTGTTAAAACAATGGTCAGGGAAATGGCTAACGGCTCTTCTGGCGTATTTCAGTAA